Proteins encoded by one window of Kwoniella dejecticola CBS 10117 chromosome 7, complete sequence:
- a CDS encoding triose-phosphate isomerase — MVARKFFVGGNFKMNGSLKEVETIIERINQANFDGSVELVVAPPALYLLKIQEELKPPAQVSAQNSYTEKSGAFTGEISPNQLKDANVHWVILGHSERRSLFGDTDKLVADKTKAAVEAGLAVIACIGESLQERESDQTQAVVERQLEAIAKEISDSQWKDIVIAYEPVWAIGTGKVATKEQAQEVHANIRQWLAKRVSQSVADQTRIIYGGSVNGKNSGDLASAADIDGFLVGGASLKPEFIDIVNSGNA; from the exons ATGGTCGCTAGAAAATTCTTTGtcgg AGGAAACTTCAAGATGAACGGTTCGTTGAAAGAGGTGGAAACTATCATTGAGCGGATCAACCAGGCCAATTTTGACGGATCAGTCG AACTTGTCGTTGCTCCTCCAGCATTGTACTTGTTGAAGATACAAGAAGAGCTCAAACCCCCTGCTCAAGTCTCCGCGCAAAACTCGTACACCGAGAAATCAGGTGCTTTCACCGGTGAGATCTCGCCTAACCAACTGAAAGATGCCAATGTCCACTGGGTCATCCTTGGTCATTCGGAACGAAGGAGTTTGTTCGGTGATACCGATAAGCTCGTCGCTGATAAG ACCAAGGCCGCCGTCGAGGCCGGTCTTGCTGTCATTGCATGTATCGGAGAATCTCTGCAAGAGCGAGAATCcgatcagactcaagctgTCGTCGAGAGACAGCTCGAAGCTATCGCCAAGGAGATCTCCGACTCGCAATGGAA GGACATCGTCATTGCTT ACGAACCAGTCTGGGCTATCGGTACCGGTAAAGTAGCAACCAAGGAACAAGCCCAAGAAGTCCACGCCAACATCAGGCAATGGCTCGCCAAGCGAGTCTCTCAATCTGTTGCTGACCAGACCCGAATCATCTACGGTGGAAGTGTCAACGGAAAGAACTCTGGTGATCTTG CCTCCGCCGCCGATATCGATGGATTCCTCGTCGGTGGTGCTTCCCTCAAACCCGAGTTCATCGACATTGTCAACTCTGGAAACGCCTAA